One window of the Colletotrichum destructivum chromosome 4, complete sequence genome contains the following:
- a CDS encoding Putative alpha/beta hydrolase-1, peptidase S33 — protein MVDFVDINGARLAYRITGPENAPLMITLHGGRGMGDHRSDFRIYSRLSDKIRVLSFDYRGHGQSSLTKPYTFEQIVDDVEGVRRHFAGDDRVIICGGSFGGFLAQHYAIKYASRVSHLILRGTAPSHHHEAGAIKTLAERIHKVPSFSVDMLKNKVFGAYESDREFQLIYFAMMPLYRETFDPDAALKSNLDGVYVAESHNDLYSEKEKYFDYTDRLPQITAKTLVVVGDKDWICPPENSRLIAERIPGAELVLVEGANHGVHAEKPDLVLGRIREHLGI, from the exons ATGGTCGATTTTGTAGACATCAACGGCGCTCGCCTGGCGTACCGCATCACCGGGCCCGAGAACGCGCCTCTCATGATCACGCTCCACGGGGGCAGAGGAATGG GTGACCACCGGTCCGACTTCAGGATCTACAGCCGGCTCAGCGACAAGATCCGGGTGCTGTCGTTCGACTAccgcggccacggccagAGCTCGCTGACCAAGCCCTACACCTTTGAGCagatcgtcgacgacgtcgagggcgtgcGGCGGCActtcgccggcgacgaccgGGTCATCatctgcggcggcagcttcgGCGGGTTCCTGGCCCAGCACTACGCCATCAAGTACGCCTCGCGCGTCTCGCACCTGATTCTCCGAGGCACCGCACCTTCACACCATC acgaggccggcgccatTAAGACGCTGGCGGAGAGGATCCACAAGGTGCCCAGCTTCTCCGTCGACATGCTGAAGAACAAGGTCTTTGGGGCGTACGAGAGCGACCGCGAGTTCCAGCTCATCTACTTTGCCATGATGCCGCTGTACAGGGAGACGTTCGACCCCGACGCGGCGCTGAAGAGCAACCTCGACGGGGTGTACGTTGCCGAGTCGCATA ACGACCTTTActcggagaaggaaaagTACTTTGATTACACGGACCGGTTGCCGCAGATCACGGCCAAGACGctggtcgttgtcggcgacaaggacTGGATTTGCCCTCCTG AAAACTCCAGGTTGATTGCCGAACGGATTCCTGGGGCCGAGTTGGTGCTGGTCGAAGGCGCCAACCACGGGGTTCATGCTGAGAAGCCGGACTTGGTTCTCGGCAGGATTCGGGAGCACCTGGGCATCTAA